The following proteins are co-located in the Candidatus Methylarchaceae archaeon HK02M2 genome:
- a CDS encoding N-glycosylase/DNA lyase codes for MDELIEVYKNKKDEIETRLFEFKKVLYESDERVFAELAFCLCTPQSRAITCWQVIDLLVKNDLLFRGDENRIKPFLNVIRFGENKARYIVNARRFFTENCKLKIKEKVRSFDDIFKLRIWLVKNILGIGMKEASHFLRNIGLGSDLAILDRHILKNLREYNVIDQIPRLITKKVYISIENQMRMFSRRIDIPMNELDLLFWSKETGVIFK; via the coding sequence TTGGACGAATTAATCGAAGTTTATAAAAATAAAAAGGATGAGATTGAAACTAGGCTTTTTGAGTTTAAAAAAGTACTATATGAATCAGATGAGAGAGTCTTTGCTGAACTTGCTTTTTGTTTATGTACGCCGCAATCCAGAGCTATAACTTGTTGGCAAGTAATAGATTTGCTCGTGAAGAACGATCTTTTATTTAGGGGAGACGAAAATCGTATCAAACCATTCTTAAATGTTATAAGATTTGGCGAAAACAAGGCAAGATATATTGTCAATGCTCGAAGATTCTTTACCGAAAATTGTAAATTAAAGATAAAAGAAAAAGTTCGATCATTTGATGATATATTTAAACTAAGAATATGGTTAGTAAAAAATATCTTAGGTATTGGGATGAAAGAGGCTAGCCATTTCTTAAGAAACATAGGTCTTGGGAGTGATTTAGCGATACTAGATAGACATATATTAAAAAATTTGAGGGAGTACAATGTTATCGATCAGATTCCGAGATTGATTACTAAAAAAGTATACATTTCAATTGAAAATCAAATGAGAATGTTCTCAAGGCGCATAGATATCCCGATGAATGAATTGGACTTACTTTTTTGGTCTAAAGAGACAGGAGTAATATTCAAATGA
- a CDS encoding TIGR00300 family protein: MILFHPQSTNKEGIYEQEIEVEGHLIDSMILTKIFDRIMDLKGDFEVKEFRIGKMKRDYSYAKLMVRGRDQDHLRIILEEMYRLGAFLPKVIQVKLVPAPADYILPDDFYSTTSHPTQIMVDNKWIKVKEQMMDKVIVVDRKTNLARCKFIREVRRGDLIVVGEYGIKIKPPERPREGTILFEFMSSRASSEKPSISIVKQIVRDLYKIKKEGGKIAVVAGPAIVHTGVDLSFAKMIKLGYVDVLLSGNALAVHDVEYVLFGTSLGMCIKDGSVSLKGYRNHLAAINEITKVGSLLKAVKKGILKKGIMFECIMNNVPFVLAGSIRDDGPLTDVITDTFQAQQKYKELLRDVKLVLMMASTLHSIAIGNLLPSTTKVVCVDINPAVVTKLTDRGTAQAAGIVSDVGTFLPVLVDQLGKYPIK; the protein is encoded by the coding sequence GTGATTCTTTTCCATCCTCAATCCACAAATAAAGAGGGAATATACGAACAAGAGATAGAAGTAGAAGGTCATCTAATAGATTCTATGATCCTGACGAAGATCTTTGACAGAATAATGGACCTAAAAGGTGATTTTGAAGTCAAGGAATTCAGGATAGGCAAAATGAAGAGGGACTATAGCTATGCTAAGCTCATGGTCAGGGGTAGGGATCAAGATCATCTTCGCATCATATTAGAAGAAATGTATCGTTTAGGTGCTTTTCTTCCAAAGGTAATCCAAGTTAAGCTTGTTCCTGCACCTGCTGATTATATTTTACCAGACGATTTCTATTCCACTACTTCTCATCCTACTCAGATCATGGTAGATAATAAGTGGATAAAAGTAAAAGAGCAAATGATGGATAAAGTCATTGTAGTAGATAGAAAAACGAATTTAGCGAGATGTAAATTTATACGTGAAGTGAGACGTGGCGACCTTATAGTCGTTGGTGAGTATGGTATCAAGATTAAACCCCCAGAACGTCCTAGAGAAGGAACAATTCTTTTTGAGTTTATGAGTAGTAGAGCGTCTTCTGAGAAGCCATCAATCTCTATAGTCAAACAAATAGTGAGGGATTTATATAAAATTAAGAAGGAAGGAGGTAAGATAGCTGTTGTAGCAGGTCCTGCAATAGTGCATACAGGCGTTGATCTTTCTTTTGCGAAGATGATAAAATTGGGTTATGTAGATGTTTTATTGTCTGGTAACGCTCTTGCTGTCCATGATGTTGAGTATGTCCTTTTTGGGACTTCATTAGGTATGTGCATAAAAGATGGATCTGTATCTCTCAAAGGTTATAGAAATCATTTGGCAGCAATAAATGAAATTACGAAGGTCGGGTCTCTTTTAAAAGCTGTAAAGAAGGGTATTTTAAAAAAGGGGATAATGTTCGAATGTATTATGAATAATGTGCCTTTCGTTCTTGCTGGATCAATTCGTGATGATGGTCCTTTGACTGACGTCATTACAGATACATTCCAAGCCCAACAAAAATACAAAGAACTCCTTAGAGACGTAAAATTAGTTCTCATGATGGCTTCTACTTTACACTCAATAGCTATTGGGAATTTATTACCTTCAACTACAAAGGTCGTATGTGTAGATATTAATCCCGCAGTTGTTACGAAATTGACTGATAGGGGAACAGCTCAAGCAGCCGGAATAGTGTCAGATGTGGGAACATTTTTACCTGTACTTGTAGATCAACTTGGGAAGTATCCAATCAAGTAG